The genomic window AAGCCCAAGTGGTCAGGCAGATTCAGAAAATCAAGGAGAAGGAGAGGAGGAAAAAGGAGGTCAGGCTCAAAGAGCCTGAGGAAATCAAGGCCGAAATATGGGAAAAACTCTACGACCCCCTTGCAGAGTATCAAGTTAGGTTCTGCGAGGGAATAGGTTGTTCTCGTTCAATACATGGTGGACACCCTGGAGTTTTTTAATATATTCCTCAAACTTCTCTACTGGAGTCTTATAACCAAGACCTTGATGAGGCCTAACGAAGTTGTAAAAGTTTAGATACCTAAATAACTTCCTGTTCATCTCATCAACTGTCGGCTCAGTCCCTTCTATCATCCACAGTTCCTTCTCCACCGTCTGTATGAACCTTTCAACATGTGCATTGGTCTTGGGAGACCT from Balnearium lithotrophicum includes these protein-coding regions:
- a CDS encoding integrase core domain-containing protein, encoding RSPKTNAHVERFIQTVEKELWMIEGTEPTVDEMNRKLFRYLNFYNFVRPHQGLGYKTPVEKFEEYIKKLQGVHHVLNENNLFPRRT